One region of Zootoca vivipara chromosome 7, rZooViv1.1, whole genome shotgun sequence genomic DNA includes:
- the SIKE1 gene encoding suppressor of IKBKE 1 yields MACTIEKILTDARTLLERLKEHDNAAESLIDQSTMLHKRVVSMKEAGTPLSHKYQEDAAELKDMSKYKPHILLSQENTQIRDLQQENRELWVSLEEHQDALELIMSKYRKHMLQLMMKRKDVDAQPILKVHQAQSAEIESQIDRICEMGDVIRKAVHVDNDQYYKTQEKLAQLELENKELRKLLTISRESIEVRQEGMPDDASQSTKQLPLNS; encoded by the exons ATGGCCTGTACTATAGAGAAGATCCTGACCGATGCAAGGACCCTGCTGGAAAGGCTGAAAGAGCACGACAACGCAGCTGAGTCTCTCATTGACCAGTCCACCATGTTGCACAAGCGGGTTGTGTCCATGAAGGAGGCTGGCACGCCTCTTTCGCACAAG TATCAAGAGGATGCAGCTGAGCTGAAGGACATGTCTAAATACAAACCTCATATTCTGCTATCTCAGGAGAATACTCAGATCAGAGACTTGCAGCAGGAAAACAGAG AACTATGGGTTTCTTTGGAAGAACACCAGGATGCTTTGGAACTTATTATGAGCAAATATAGGAAACACATGTTACAGCTGATGATGAAAAGAAAAGATGTGGATGCTCAGCCAATTTTGAAAGTGCATCAAGCTCAGTCTGCA GAAATTGAGAGTCAAATTGACAGGATCTGTGAGATGGGAGATGTAATAAGAAAAGCTGTTCATGTGGACAATGACCAGTATTATAAAACACAAGAAAAGCTAGCACAGTTAGAG ctTGAAAATAAAGAGTTGAGAAAACTCTTAACAATCAGCAGAGAATCTATCGAGGTGAGGCAAGAAGGAATGCCTGATGATGCTTCTCAATCCACAAAACAGCTGCCTTTGAATAGTTGA